Proteins from a genomic interval of Scatophagus argus isolate fScaArg1 chromosome 6, fScaArg1.pri, whole genome shotgun sequence:
- the tmem44 gene encoding transmembrane protein 44 isoform X2, translated as MGAGSPTRGNPNTFLFSLVQFCAETGSTCFSHDADKLCVPIGLTFLSAIILLLSCFLLVYQRCTSRGESRGEATTLVYSLLGNLCGVVGAVQSRQLYIQVLMGAVAAATDAVRFVSCCLPVLLCWNSKEVRRRRTMRRRRRQHLLAVCVLMVVAGGFLQSRVTDLPANRPLSGRRLQHITLQDNSEILGYVLGLLSCVIVCTSRFPTLCRAVPVVHWCKRGTRQQRTSFSPDTESLLGGSHIPIESKAVLKMQKKQQVHPSAQTKIKNVQKMTEMGRYMDVSVQPARKPQICLQEVMSEQEEAEVENHLLNREVRVIRVNSFCSSDTSYDSSLVSSDLEWDFEEANAHWNESTAKQQLPPERWPANSKTFNICTCTMSGLSQKTLSGTEDHDCLSSASLAK; from the exons ATGGGGGCAGGCTCACCGACAAGAGGAAACCCCAACACTTTTCTCTTCAGTCTGGTTCAGTTTTGCGCGGAGACGGGTTCTACCTGTTTCTCCCATGACGCAGACAAACTTTGCGTCCCCATCGGTCTCACCTTTCTGTCTGCGATCATTTTACTGCTGTCGTGCTTTCT GCTCGTATATCAGAGGTGCACATCTCGAGGAGAAAGTCGTGGAGAAGCCACCACATTGGTGTACAGCCTCCTCGGTAACCTGTGCGGCGTTGTTGGAGCCGTTCAGTCCAGACAGCTGTATATTCAG GTTTTAATgggtgctgttgctgctgccacAGATGCTGTGCGTTTCGTTTCTTGCTGCCTCCCTGTGCTTCTGTGCTGGAACTCAAAGGAAG tAAGGAGGCGGAGGACGATGAGGCGGCGGAGGAGGCAGCACCTCCTTGCAGTGTGTGTACTGATGGTGGTTGCCGGAGGTTTCCTGCAGTCCAGGGTCACCGACCTCCCAGCAAACAGGCCTCTCAGCGGGAGGAGGCTGCAGCACATCACCCTCCAA GACAACTCTGAAATCCTGGGTTACGTACTCGGTCTGCTGTCCTGTGTTATCGTCTGTACCTCCAGGTTCCCTACACTCTGCAGAGCT GTTCCAGTCGTTCATTGGTGCAAGAGAGGAACCAGACAACAGCGTACCAGTTTTTCTCCAGACACTGAGAGCCTTTTAGGTGGATCACACATCCCCATTGAGAGTAAAGCGGTCTTgaagatgcagaaaaaacagCAAGTTCATccatcagcacaaacaaaa ATAAAAAATGTCCAGAAGATGACTGAGATGGGTCGCTATATGGATGTCAGTGTTCAACCTGCAAGAAAA cCCCAGATATGCCTTCAGGAGGTGATGTCcgagcaggaggaggctgaggtggAGAACCATCTTCTCAACAGGGAGGTGCGAGTGATCAGGGTCAACAGTTTCTGCTCCTCGGATACATCCTATGACTCTTCACTAGTCAGCTCTGATCTGGAG TGGGATTTTGAAGAGGCAAATGCCCACTGGAATGAATCAACAGCCAAACAACAGCTTCCACCAGAGAGGTGGCCAGCAAACTCCAAAACCTTTAACATCTGTACGTGTACCATGTCTGGCCTCTCACAGAAAACCTTGTCTGGTACAGAGGACCATGACTGTCTCTCTTCTGCAAGCTTagcaaaatga
- the tmem44 gene encoding transmembrane protein 44 isoform X1 codes for MGAGSPTRGNPNTFLFSLVQFCAETGSTCFSHDADKLCVPIGLTFLSAIILLLSCFLLVYQRCTSRGESRGEATTLVYSLLGNLCGVVGAVQSRQLYIQVLMGAVAAATDAVRFVSCCLPVLLCWNSKEVRRRRTMRRRRRQHLLAVCVLMVVAGGFLQSRVTDLPANRPLSGRRLQHITLQDNSEILGYVLGLLSCVIVCTSRFPTLCRAYRGQMLTRAFVFSALLCSLAGSLYAAAILLHNTHFGFLLRVMPWLLSAICCVILDLLVPVVHWCKRGTRQQRTSFSPDTESLLGGSHIPIESKAVLKMQKKQQVHPSAQTKIKNVQKMTEMGRYMDVSVQPARKPQICLQEVMSEQEEAEVENHLLNREVRVIRVNSFCSSDTSYDSSLVSSDLEWDFEEANAHWNESTAKQQLPPERWPANSKTFNICTCTMSGLSQKTLSGTEDHDCLSSASLAK; via the exons ATGGGGGCAGGCTCACCGACAAGAGGAAACCCCAACACTTTTCTCTTCAGTCTGGTTCAGTTTTGCGCGGAGACGGGTTCTACCTGTTTCTCCCATGACGCAGACAAACTTTGCGTCCCCATCGGTCTCACCTTTCTGTCTGCGATCATTTTACTGCTGTCGTGCTTTCT GCTCGTATATCAGAGGTGCACATCTCGAGGAGAAAGTCGTGGAGAAGCCACCACATTGGTGTACAGCCTCCTCGGTAACCTGTGCGGCGTTGTTGGAGCCGTTCAGTCCAGACAGCTGTATATTCAG GTTTTAATgggtgctgttgctgctgccacAGATGCTGTGCGTTTCGTTTCTTGCTGCCTCCCTGTGCTTCTGTGCTGGAACTCAAAGGAAG tAAGGAGGCGGAGGACGATGAGGCGGCGGAGGAGGCAGCACCTCCTTGCAGTGTGTGTACTGATGGTGGTTGCCGGAGGTTTCCTGCAGTCCAGGGTCACCGACCTCCCAGCAAACAGGCCTCTCAGCGGGAGGAGGCTGCAGCACATCACCCTCCAA GACAACTCTGAAATCCTGGGTTACGTACTCGGTCTGCTGTCCTGTGTTATCGTCTGTACCTCCAGGTTCCCTACACTCTGCAGAGCT TACAGAGGGCAGATGTTGACCCGGGCCTTTGTGttctctgcactgctgtgctCACTGGCTGGTTCCCTCTATGCTGCTGCCATACTCCTCCACAACACTCACTTCGGGTTTCTTTTAAGAGTCATGCCGTGGCTGCTGTCAGCAATATGCTGTGTCATCTTGGACCTTCTT GTTCCAGTCGTTCATTGGTGCAAGAGAGGAACCAGACAACAGCGTACCAGTTTTTCTCCAGACACTGAGAGCCTTTTAGGTGGATCACACATCCCCATTGAGAGTAAAGCGGTCTTgaagatgcagaaaaaacagCAAGTTCATccatcagcacaaacaaaa ATAAAAAATGTCCAGAAGATGACTGAGATGGGTCGCTATATGGATGTCAGTGTTCAACCTGCAAGAAAA cCCCAGATATGCCTTCAGGAGGTGATGTCcgagcaggaggaggctgaggtggAGAACCATCTTCTCAACAGGGAGGTGCGAGTGATCAGGGTCAACAGTTTCTGCTCCTCGGATACATCCTATGACTCTTCACTAGTCAGCTCTGATCTGGAG TGGGATTTTGAAGAGGCAAATGCCCACTGGAATGAATCAACAGCCAAACAACAGCTTCCACCAGAGAGGTGGCCAGCAAACTCCAAAACCTTTAACATCTGTACGTGTACCATGTCTGGCCTCTCACAGAAAACCTTGTCTGGTACAGAGGACCATGACTGTCTCTCTTCTGCAAGCTTagcaaaatga
- the lsg1 gene encoding large subunit GTPase 1 homolog, whose amino-acid sequence MGKKKAGGGGGLGRALIKERLQAGRGNKRGDSWRHTSELNDGYDWGRLNLQSVTEQSSMDDFLATAELAGTEFVAEKLNVKFVPAEARTGLITDEERTRLAKLHEDNKHFLRIPRRPHWNETTSPEALQQAEKDSFLEWRRQLAQLEEEQKLILTPFERNLEFWRQLWRVIERSDIVIQIVDARNPMLFRCPDLESYVKEVSEHKVNMLLVNKADLLTREQRRVWARHFQKEGLRAVFWSALAEGNRLDAEDKGMEVDDAECGESDPENEGQPDTEDLTQKGTEGDEKVNVEEDEQEDEESGTEEEQQKNVEEEDWYTCSEDEGEEEEGTAGSSSDSSFHNSSRLLRKDELLDMFKAAHNGPRCKDGQLTVGLVGYPNVGKSSTINTILRNKKVSVSATPGHTKHFQTLYVEPGLCLCDCPGLVMPSFVSTKAEMICSGILPIDQMRDHVPAVSLICQTIPRHVLEGTYGINIIRPREDEDPDRHPSAEELLMAYGYMRGFMTSHGQPDQSRSARYILKDYVSGKLLYCHPPPHINDKDFQPQHNKFLNRNSDCCDVSSTTNKQKIKRIENVVDKNFFHQENVRALSKGVQSVMGYKPGSGPVGPGKAGSEAVVGKPWKKHGNKNKKEKVRRLNKHLDA is encoded by the exons AGGCGGAGGAGGCGGACTGGGCCGAGCTCTGATAAAGGAGAGACTGCAGGCAGGCCGAGGGAACAAGAGGGGCGACTCATGG CGTCATACCAGTGAGCTCAATGATGGCTATGATTGGGGACGGCTGAACCTGCAGTCAGTGACTGAACAGAGTTCCATGGATGACTTTCTGGCCACTGCCGAATTGGCGGGAACAGAGTTTGTTGCAG AGAAACTCAATGTCAAGTTTGTGCCAGCGGAAGCTAGAACAGGTCTAATAACAGATGAGGAGAGAACCAGGCTGGCAAAGCTGCATGAAGACAACAAGCATTTCCTCAGAATTCCTCGACG CCCCCACTGGAATGAAACCACCAGTCCAGAAGCTCTTCaacaagcagagaaagacagctTCTTAGAGTGGAGACGGCAGCTTGCACA GCTAGAAGAGGAGCAAAAGTTAATTCTCACCCCATTTGAGAGGAACCTGGAGTTCTGGAGACAGCTGTGGAGAGTGATTGAGAGGAG TGACATCGTCATTCAAATTGTTGATGCCAGAAATCCTATGTTGTTCAGATGTCCTGACCTG GAGTCATACGTAAAGGAAGTGTCAGAGCATAAGGTGAACATGCTGTTGGTGAACAAGGCAGACCTGCTGACCAGGGAGCAGAGGCGGGTCTGGGCCAGACACTTCCAGAAAGAGGGGCTGAGGGCAGTTTTCTGGTCTGCCCTGGCTGAGGGCAACAGACTGGATGCAGAAGATAAG GGCATGGAAGTGGATGATGCAGAGTGTGGAGAGAGCGACCCAGAAAATGAAGGACAGCCAGACACTGAAGACTTGACCCAAAAAGGGACAGAGGGAGATGAGAAGGTGAACGTAGAAGAGGATGAgcaggaggatgaagagagtggtacagaggaagagcagcagaaaaatgtagaggaggaggactggTACACCTGCTCAGAAGATGAgggtgaagaagaggaagggacTGCTGGTTCATCCAGTGACTCTTCCTTCCACAACTCCAGTCGTCTGCTGCGTAAGGACGAGCTGCTGGACATGTTTAAGGCTGCTCACAATGGGCCCAGGTGTAAAGATGGACAACTGACAGTGGGCCTT GTGGGATATCCTAACGTGGGAAAGAGTTCCACCATCAACACTATTCTGAGAAATAAGAAGGTGTCTGTTTCAGCCACTCCTGGACACACTAAGCACTTCCAG ACTCTGTATGTGGAGCCAGGCTTGTGTCTCTGTGACTGCCCGGGTCTGGTCATGCCCTCTTTTGTCTCCACCAAAGCTGAGATGATCTGCTCTGGGATCCTGCCCATTGACCAGATGAGAGATCATGTACCTGCAGTTTCACTT ATATGTCAGACGATCCCTCGGCATGTGTTAGAAGGCACCTATGGCATCAACATCATTCGGCCACGGGAAGATGAGGACCCTGACAGGCACCCCTCCGCCGAGGAGCTGCTGATGGCTTATGGAT ACATGAGAGGCTTCATGACGTCTCATGGCCAGCCTGATCAGTCAAGATCAGCTCGGTACATCCTCAAGGATTATGTCAGT GGcaagctcctctactgtcatcctcctccacaTATTAATGATAAAGACTTCCAGCCGCAGCACAACAAGTTCCTGAACAGAAACTCTGACTGCTGTGACGTCTCTTCtaccacaaacaaacagaaaatcaagagAATAGAGAATGTGGTTGACAAAAACTTCTTCCATCAG GAGAATGTACGGGCGCTCTCCAAGGGGGTTCAGTCCGTCATGGGCTACAAACCCGGCAGTGGACCCGTCGGCCCAGGAAAAGCTGGATCAGAGGCGGTGGTGGGAAAACCCTGGAAAAAACACGGcaacaagaacaagaaggaGAAAGTACGTCGTCTTAACAAGCATCTGGACGCCTGA